A genomic segment from Mycoplasma sp. 1018B encodes:
- a CDS encoding DUF402 domain-containing protein, which yields MNYKNSPIVGSLITVQAYKYNGTLYRQWNDVKVLKNTPKQIILVLYKNKVNELNKKDWYYKEPVIWFLPKNEMHNALILLKNKNYVYVNIASTPIFEDQTLKFIDLDIDIKKYPDKPLSIVDQEDLAINSIKWKYPKKLMNKILNSVSNVVNKNIKNQHYYNEKIVDYYIDIAKKNYAIKWDFRNNKKTK from the coding sequence ATGAATTATAAAAATTCCCCAATTGTTGGCTCACTTATCACTGTACAAGCATATAAATATAATGGCACACTATATCGACAATGAAACGACGTTAAGGTTTTAAAAAATACTCCTAAACAAATCATTTTAGTTTTGTATAAAAATAAAGTTAATGAACTAAATAAAAAAGATTGATATTATAAAGAACCTGTGATTTGATTTTTGCCTAAAAATGAAATGCACAATGCTTTAATATTGTTAAAAAATAAAAATTATGTATATGTAAATATTGCTTCCACACCTATTTTTGAGGATCAAACTTTAAAATTTATTGACTTAGATATTGATATTAAAAAATATCCTGATAAACCTTTATCAATTGTTGATCAAGAAGATTTAGCTATTAATTCAATAAAATGAAAATATCCTAAAAAACTAATGAATAAAATTCTTAATTCAGTAAGTAATGTAGTTAATAAAAATATAAAAAATCAACATTATTACAACGAAAAAATTGTTGATTATTACATAGATATAGCTAAAAAAAATTATGCTATTAAGTGAGACTTTCGTAATAATAAAAAAACTAAATAA
- a CDS encoding trigger factor-related chaperone, whose translation MNTINYHQKSIKIALEKNEWKNLQSKILLENLQKQQKATPQQLLKQSIDNVIQNQIDKLKEEIEKETNSKNIYNPVPPTVNIFKGNENELEFELIFCYYKLEELVNLKHKDLTNEFFYQEIDLNKMNQAFEHFINNYPIFKDINSGKVEKNDLVEITYQTTKAEKIITPWTTIQLEAKKKNDSFNINELLIDKEYGQTFEVNDPTNVHWIIKINNGQRKEYTQISNENIKLVKIKEIKNIDDLKKRLIQDYSMDHASSQLLRYYKHIIFEIGKVNIVKFSNSNLEYEMTNLIKKNQHLIPNHLLNKTLAELTNENNPQLKHFLIQVENNAKFALLTRLIEFLITRTYQITISEEEAKIAYEHIMATNISDHVLTVNDMANVLHTQKIALVLAKYNNPQIYDKISQDLKLTI comes from the coding sequence ATGAATACAATTAATTATCATCAAAAAAGCATTAAAATTGCTTTAGAAAAAAATGAATGGAAAAATTTACAAAGTAAAATACTTTTGGAAAATTTACAAAAACAACAAAAAGCTACGCCACAACAATTATTAAAACAAAGTATTGATAATGTTATTCAAAATCAAATTGATAAATTAAAAGAAGAAATTGAAAAAGAAACCAATAGTAAAAATATTTACAATCCTGTACCACCAACTGTAAATATTTTTAAAGGTAATGAAAATGAGTTAGAATTTGAATTAATTTTTTGCTACTATAAATTAGAAGAATTAGTTAATTTAAAACACAAAGATCTAACAAATGAATTTTTTTATCAAGAAATAGATTTAAATAAAATGAATCAAGCTTTCGAACATTTTATTAATAATTACCCAATTTTTAAAGATATTAATAGTGGTAAAGTAGAAAAAAATGATTTAGTTGAAATAACTTATCAAACTACTAAAGCTGAAAAAATAATTACTCCTTGAACCACAATTCAATTAGAAGCTAAGAAAAAAAATGATAGTTTTAATATTAATGAACTACTAATAGACAAAGAATACGGTCAAACTTTTGAAGTTAACGATCCAACTAATGTTCATTGAATTATTAAAATAAATAATGGTCAAAGAAAAGAATATACACAAATTAGCAACGAAAATATTAAATTAGTAAAAATAAAAGAAATTAAAAATATTGATGATTTAAAAAAACGTTTAATACAAGATTATTCTATGGATCATGCTAGTTCACAATTATTAAGATACTACAAACATATTATTTTTGAAATTGGCAAAGTTAATATTGTTAAATTTAGCAATTCTAATTTAGAATATGAAATGACCAATTTAATTAAGAAAAATCAACATTTAATTCCTAATCATCTTTTAAATAAAACCTTAGCTGAATTAACTAATGAAAATAATCCTCAATTAAAACATTTCTTAATTCAAGTTGAAAACAATGCTAAATTTGCTTTATTAACTAGATTAATTGAATTTTTAATTACTCGTACATATCAAATTACAATAAGTGAAGAAGAAGCAAAAATAGCTTATGAACATATTATGGCAACTAATATTAGCGATCATGTTTTAACAGTTAATGATATGGCTAATGTATTACATACTCAAAAAATTGCTTTAGTTTTGGCTAAATATAATAATCCTCAAATTTACGACAAAATTAGCCAAGATTTAAAACTAACAATTTAG
- a CDS encoding ABC-F family ATP-binding cassette domain-containing protein: MLEVRSLSKIFSDKKLFENVNLKFTAGNTYGIIGANGAGKSTFLKIISNQIEPTSGQILIEKNCRLSVLSQDHNAYDDLIVTDVVIMGNTDLHQIKEEKDAIYNNPNATMEDYTRASELEEKYGELGGWTAENDAQELLSGLAIPKDKWNEKMVNLTANQKIKVLLAKALFGNPDILIMDEPTNHLDLRAIKWLENFLADYPNVVIVVSHDSDFLDNICTHIVDIDYNEAKIYTGNYSFWKQSSELARELMKQSNAKKEQQIEKLKEFIARFSANASKSKQATSRKKSLEKITLDEIKPSNRKYPYINWDINREPGKDILEVENLTYIDENGKTLFANLNFTLSKGEKMVVIGEDDIAKTKLLECLIGKIKPSSGTIKWGQTIKHTYYPNDNKEFFTEDITIIEWISKWPLLNQEEANKDVSDQRMRGFLGRMLFSNDAVFKKVNVTSGGEKARLMFSRMMLLEANFLLLDQPLDHLDTESIDSVIEGLKKYRSGAIFTTYNRALVNQVANVILEIAPDKSFIYHGTLDEYEQIMNY, encoded by the coding sequence ATGTTAGAAGTTAGATCATTAAGTAAAATTTTTAGTGATAAAAAACTTTTTGAAAACGTTAATTTAAAATTTACCGCTGGTAATACATATGGTATTATCGGTGCTAATGGGGCAGGAAAGAGTACTTTTTTAAAAATTATTTCTAATCAAATTGAACCTACCAGTGGGCAAATTTTAATAGAAAAAAATTGTCGACTAAGTGTTTTAAGTCAAGATCATAATGCTTATGATGATTTAATTGTTACTGATGTTGTTATAATGGGTAATACTGATTTGCATCAAATTAAAGAAGAAAAAGATGCTATTTATAATAATCCTAATGCTACAATGGAAGATTATACAAGAGCTAGTGAATTAGAAGAAAAATACGGTGAATTAGGTGGTTGAACCGCAGAAAACGATGCACAAGAACTATTATCTGGTTTAGCTATTCCTAAAGATAAATGAAATGAAAAAATGGTTAATTTGACAGCTAACCAAAAAATTAAGGTTTTATTAGCTAAAGCACTTTTTGGTAATCCAGATATTTTAATAATGGATGAACCAACTAACCATTTAGATTTAAGAGCTATCAAATGATTAGAAAATTTTTTAGCTGATTATCCTAATGTTGTTATTGTTGTCAGTCATGATAGTGATTTTTTAGATAATATTTGTACTCATATTGTAGATATTGATTACAATGAAGCTAAAATTTACACAGGTAATTATAGCTTTTGAAAACAAAGTAGTGAATTAGCTAGAGAATTAATGAAACAATCAAACGCTAAAAAAGAACAGCAAATTGAAAAATTAAAAGAATTTATCGCTCGTTTTTCTGCCAATGCTTCTAAATCTAAACAAGCAACAAGTAGAAAAAAATCTTTAGAAAAAATTACTTTAGATGAAATTAAACCTTCAAATCGTAAATATCCTTATATTAATTGAGATATCAATCGTGAACCTGGAAAAGATATTTTAGAAGTAGAAAATTTAACTTACATTGATGAAAATGGAAAAACTTTGTTTGCTAATTTGAACTTTACTTTAAGTAAAGGCGAAAAAATGGTTGTTATTGGTGAAGATGATATTGCTAAAACTAAATTACTAGAATGTTTAATTGGTAAAATTAAACCTAGTTCTGGAACTATAAAATGAGGACAAACAATTAAACATACTTATTATCCTAACGATAACAAAGAATTTTTTACTGAAGATATTACTATTATTGAATGAATAAGTAAATGACCATTATTAAATCAAGAAGAAGCTAATAAAGATGTTAGTGATCAAAGAATGCGTGGTTTTTTAGGTAGAATGTTATTTTCTAATGATGCTGTTTTTAAAAAGGTTAATGTAACAAGTGGTGGAGAAAAAGCACGATTAATGTTTTCAAGAATGATGTTATTAGAAGCTAATTTTCTTCTTTTAGATCAACCACTTGATCATTTAGATACAGAAAGTATTGATAGTGTTATTGAAGGATTAAAAAAATATCGTAGTGGCGCTATTTTTACAACCTATAATCGTGCTTTAGTAAATCAAGTAGCTAATGTTATTTTAGAAATTGCTCCTGATAAAAGTTTTATTTATCATGGCACATTAGATGAATACGAACAAATAATGAATTATTAA
- a CDS encoding S8 family serine peptidase encodes MKKKKFWKLFLCPTIFSTLLFLPFITVISANTDNSKIKNNKNINGYEIDEKIILEEINLKSKDGKIQINYPNSMNNVSFALIKLKSNLNINDLDFNKILTINNEFIKYIKNLYPNLNLELIPFKTSFRIWINSYIPFSKNEIFFLNKIVNDSKVENLSLIRNVNIENSDSNNNIIATKNKRKYDKNTKIKEESLNKFLKAINIFDYLKSDEFNNYLNKKNLKNENYFKVGIIETTGNLDTEHDIFSDNNIIQHNNFDINDYPNIFNYSTSNETDIHAMTVATILASKYGVAPRSDIYFSSFYNFEGNVKWPTNSKNKKLINSLITQDDLRREIMFIGWFNSIYFILKNNVKVINHSYRLGLVSKISKPLIKYLEDTFYYNHILHIFSSGNYGNIGQFIPDYKLEKNSIVVGNAVLLDNNKWILNKTSQYKIKKENEFTNSPLIVAPGTDYKLFTQNPISGTSFSAPIISGLYSLFLRQEKIINLHSNFVKPILFKSILVTGASQKNNVGEKEFKKNGLELKTGAGMPDFEKMLEIINNNQYFIHNGTGIKDLQDIKSNKKIKMKKGEKIKMKKGEKIKISLSFNKIPPLKAKNKNYSLDYSEEYRDDYLLDEELGMSHHALTLKKIDKNGNEEVVSYVDDRNSNILILNYQNNDEDSDFVYEINTFLPGNHYVVNPNQFFAVTYLKNYE; translated from the coding sequence ATGAAAAAAAAGAAATTTTGAAAATTATTTTTATGTCCTACTATATTTTCTACATTGTTGTTTTTACCATTTATAACCGTTATATCAGCCAATACAGATAATTCAAAAATAAAAAACAATAAAAATATTAATGGATATGAAATTGATGAAAAAATAATATTAGAAGAAATAAATTTAAAAAGTAAAGATGGAAAAATACAAATAAATTATCCTAATAGTATGAATAATGTTAGTTTTGCATTAATAAAATTAAAAAGTAATTTAAATATTAATGATTTAGATTTTAATAAGATTTTAACTATAAATAATGAATTTATAAAATATATTAAAAATCTTTATCCAAATCTCAATTTAGAATTAATTCCTTTTAAAACTTCTTTTAGAATCTGAATAAATTCTTATATTCCATTCTCTAAAAATGAAATATTTTTTTTGAATAAAATAGTTAATGATTCTAAAGTTGAAAATTTATCATTAATTAGAAATGTTAACATTGAGAATAGTGATTCAAATAACAATATAATTGCAACTAAGAATAAAAGAAAATATGATAAAAATACCAAAATTAAAGAAGAATCATTAAATAAATTTTTAAAAGCAATAAATATATTTGATTATTTAAAAAGTGATGAATTTAATAATTATTTAAATAAAAAGAATTTAAAAAATGAAAATTATTTCAAAGTAGGGATAATAGAAACAACTGGAAATCTTGATACAGAACATGATATTTTTTCAGATAATAATATTATTCAACACAATAATTTCGATATAAATGATTATCCTAATATTTTTAATTATAGCACTTCAAATGAAACCGATATTCATGCAATGACTGTAGCTACAATTTTAGCAAGTAAATATGGCGTTGCTCCAAGAAGTGATATATATTTTTCTTCTTTTTATAATTTTGAGGGAAATGTTAAATGACCTACTAATTCAAAAAATAAAAAATTAATTAATAGTTTAATAACTCAAGATGATTTACGCAGAGAAATTATGTTTATTGGATGATTTAATTCAATTTATTTTATATTAAAAAACAATGTAAAAGTTATTAATCATAGTTATCGTTTAGGACTTGTTTCTAAAATTTCAAAACCATTAATTAAATATTTAGAGGATACTTTTTACTATAATCACATATTACATATTTTTTCTTCTGGCAATTATGGTAATATTGGACAATTTATACCAGATTATAAATTAGAAAAAAATTCTATAGTTGTTGGGAATGCTGTTTTATTAGATAATAATAAATGAATTTTAAATAAAACAAGTCAATATAAAATTAAAAAAGAAAATGAATTTACTAATTCACCATTAATAGTAGCACCTGGAACTGACTATAAATTATTTACACAAAATCCTATTTCCGGCACAAGTTTTTCTGCTCCAATTATATCAGGATTGTATTCTTTATTTTTAAGGCAGGAAAAAATTATTAATTTACACTCAAATTTCGTAAAACCTATTTTGTTTAAATCTATTTTAGTAACAGGAGCTTCCCAAAAAAATAATGTAGGAGAAAAAGAATTCAAAAAAAATGGATTAGAATTAAAAACAGGAGCAGGTATGCCTGATTTTGAAAAAATGTTAGAAATTATTAATAATAATCAATATTTTATACATAATGGCACAGGCATAAAAGATTTACAAGATATAAAATCAAATAAAAAAATAAAAATGAAAAAAGGAGAAAAAATAAAAATGAAAAAAGGAGAAAAAATAAAAATTTCTCTTTCATTTAATAAAATACCTCCTTTAAAAGCTAAAAATAAAAATTATTCATTAGATTATTCAGAAGAATACAGAGATGATTATTTATTAGATGAAGAATTGGGAATGAGTCATCATGCTCTAACACTTAAAAAAATTGATAAAAATGGTAATGAAGAAGTTGTTTCTTACGTTGACGATAGAAATTCTAATATCTTAATATTAAATTATCAAAATAATGATGAAGATTCTGATTTTGTATATGAAATTAATACCTTTTTGCCTGGAAATCATTACGTAGTTAATCCAAATCAATTTTTTGCTGTGACTTATTTAAAAAATTATGAATAA